A single Pseudomonas sp. DC1.2 DNA region contains:
- the choV gene encoding choline ABC transporter ATP-binding protein, giving the protein MSIIRFDNVDVIFAKDPRPALKLLDQGMTRNEILKKTGQIVGVEKASLDIEKGEICVLMGLSGSGKSSLLRCINGLNTVSRGKLFVEHEGKQIDIASCTPAELKMMRTKRIAMVFQKFALMPWLTVRENISFGLEMQGRPEKERRTLVDDKLELVGLTQWRNKKPDELSGGMQQRVGLARALAMDADILLMDEPFSALDPLIRQGLQDELLELQRKLSKTIVFVSHDLDEALKLGSRIAIMKDGRIIQYSVPEEIVLNPADDYVRTFVAHTNPLNVLCGRSLMRTLDNCKRINGSVCLDPGGDSWLDLAEGNTIKGARQNGVALDLQNWAPGQAVEALGRRPTLVDSNIGMRDALQIRYQTGNKLVLHDNHKVVGILGDSELYHALLGKNLG; this is encoded by the coding sequence ATGAGCATTATTCGCTTCGATAACGTTGACGTTATCTTCGCCAAAGATCCACGCCCGGCGCTCAAGCTGCTGGATCAGGGCATGACCCGCAACGAGATTCTGAAAAAAACCGGCCAGATCGTCGGCGTCGAAAAAGCCAGCCTGGACATCGAGAAAGGCGAAATCTGCGTGCTGATGGGCCTGTCCGGTTCGGGCAAGTCCAGCCTGCTGCGCTGCATCAACGGTTTGAACACCGTGAGCCGTGGCAAATTGTTCGTCGAACATGAAGGCAAGCAAATCGACATCGCCTCCTGCACCCCGGCCGAACTGAAAATGATGCGCACCAAACGGATTGCGATGGTGTTCCAGAAGTTCGCCCTGATGCCGTGGCTGACAGTCCGCGAGAACATCAGCTTCGGTCTGGAAATGCAGGGTCGACCGGAGAAGGAACGGCGCACCCTGGTGGACGACAAGCTTGAGCTGGTGGGCCTGACCCAGTGGCGCAACAAGAAACCCGACGAACTCTCCGGTGGTATGCAGCAACGCGTCGGCCTGGCCCGTGCGCTAGCGATGGACGCCGACATTCTGTTGATGGACGAACCGTTTTCGGCCCTCGACCCGCTGATTCGCCAAGGCCTGCAGGACGAACTGCTGGAGCTGCAACGCAAACTCAGCAAGACCATCGTTTTCGTCAGTCACGACCTCGATGAAGCCCTGAAACTCGGCAGCCGCATTGCGATCATGAAAGACGGCCGGATCATTCAGTACAGCGTGCCGGAAGAAATCGTGCTGAACCCAGCTGATGATTACGTGCGGACCTTCGTCGCTCATACCAACCCACTAAACGTGCTGTGCGGGCGTAGCTTGATGCGCACCCTGGACAACTGCAAACGCATCAACGGCTCAGTCTGCCTCGATCCGGGCGGTGACTCATGGCTGGACTTGGCCGAAGGCAACACCATCAAAGGCGCACGCCAGAATGGCGTTGCCCTGGACTTGCAGAATTGGGCGCCTGGGCAAGCGGTTGAAGCGCTGGGCCGCCGCCCGACGCTGGTGGATTCCAACATCGGAATGCGCGATGCACTACAGATTCGCTACCAGACCGGCAACAAACTGGTGCTGCACGACAACCATAAAGTGGTCGGGATTCTGGGCGACAGCGAGCTGTATCACGCGCTGCTCGGCAAGAACCTGGGCTAA
- the ltrA gene encoding group II intron reverse transcriptase/maturase, which translates to MPPVGVRVSSNVEKQNFLRGRTVTPSSGQNPRATAGSAQASAASVAWTNAEPDRLMERVLAPANLKRAYQRVVSNKGAPGADGMTVDQLADYVNQYWPTLKVRLLAGEYHPQGVRAVEIPKPKGGTRQLGIPNVMDRLIQQALLQQLTPIFDPLFSDYSYGFRPNRSAHHAIETARAHVAAGHRWCVELDLEKFFDRVNHDVLMAYVERQIEDKRVLRLIRRYLEAGVMSGGIASRRQEGTPQGGPLSPLLSNILLNELDRELERRGHCFVRYADDANIYVRSRRAGARVMASVERFLNRRLKLTLNREKSRVARPWACDYLGYGMSWHQQPRLRVATMSLGRLRDRLRDLLRGARGHKMANVIERINPVLRGWAGYFKLSQSKRPLEELDGWVRHKLRCIIWRQWKQPSTRARNLMRLGLSEARACKSAFNGRGPWWSSGAPHMNQALPKKLWDGLGLVSILDTINRLSRIT; encoded by the coding sequence ATGCCGCCAGTAGGCGTCAGAGTCTCGTCGAATGTCGAAAAGCAGAACTTTCTCCGAGGGAGAACTGTGACCCCAAGTTCCGGACAGAATCCGCGGGCGACGGCTGGCAGTGCGCAGGCATCGGCGGCGTCTGTGGCGTGGACGAACGCGGAGCCGGACAGGCTGATGGAGCGGGTGCTTGCACCGGCAAATCTCAAGCGTGCGTATCAACGCGTGGTCAGCAACAAGGGTGCGCCGGGTGCCGATGGCATGACGGTCGACCAATTGGCTGACTATGTGAATCAGTATTGGCCGACCCTCAAGGTGCGGCTGCTGGCCGGCGAGTATCACCCGCAAGGTGTGCGCGCCGTCGAAATCCCAAAACCCAAAGGCGGAACCCGTCAGTTGGGTATCCCCAATGTGATGGATCGCCTGATCCAGCAGGCTCTGCTGCAACAGCTCACGCCAATCTTCGACCCTCTGTTCTCGGACTACAGCTACGGCTTTCGTCCAAACAGAAGCGCTCACCACGCCATCGAAACAGCCCGTGCCCATGTGGCGGCGGGCCACCGCTGGTGTGTGGAGCTTGATCTTGAGAAGTTCTTTGATCGGGTCAACCACGATGTATTGATGGCTTATGTAGAGCGTCAAATCGAAGACAAGCGTGTGCTCAGGCTCATTCGCCGTTACCTCGAGGCCGGCGTGATGTCAGGCGGTATCGCCAGTCGACGGCAGGAAGGGACGCCGCAAGGCGGCCCGCTCTCGCCGTTGCTGTCGAACATCCTGCTCAACGAACTCGATCGCGAGCTGGAACGGCGGGGTCATTGCTTCGTGCGCTACGCCGATGATGCGAACATTTATGTGCGCAGTCGTCGTGCTGGGGCGCGAGTGATGGCCAGTGTTGAGCGCTTTCTCAATCGGCGTCTGAAACTGACGTTGAACCGGGAAAAGAGCCGTGTGGCAAGGCCTTGGGCCTGTGACTATCTGGGTTATGGGATGAGCTGGCATCAACAGCCGAGGCTGAGAGTGGCGACGATGAGTCTGGGTCGTTTACGCGACCGACTCAGAGACCTGCTGCGCGGAGCGCGGGGCCACAAGATGGCGAACGTCATCGAGCGGATAAACCCCGTACTACGCGGTTGGGCTGGCTACTTCAAGCTGAGTCAGAGCAAGCGGCCCCTTGAGGAACTGGACGGCTGGGTGCGGCATAAACTTCGCTGCATCATCTGGCGTCAATGGAAGCAGCCCTCTACGAGGGCGCGCAACTTGATGCGCTTAGGACTCAGCGAAGCGCGTGCCTGCAAATCAGCGTTCAACGGTCGAGGTCCATGGTGGAGCTCGGGAGCGCCACATATGAATCAGGCGCTGCCGAAGAAACTGTGGGATGGACTCGGGCTGGTCTCGATACTGGATACGATAAACCGGCTTAGCCGTATAACCTGA